The Acutalibacter muris genomic sequence CGCCCAGGCCATGAAGGACAAGGCTAACAAGCTGTAAGGGGGTGCGCATGAAGAAACTGATTTTTATTGTGGCGGCGCTCATCCTCCTTGCGGTTTCTGGTGTAGCTGCTTGGCAGGTTTATGTGCCAGTCCATGAGGACAACGTGAGCGTCCACGCCTATGATGATTTGCGGCAGTTCGTGCGAGTTCCTACGCCTGACCCCACAATCCGGCCGGACACATCGAGCTCGCCAGAACTTCCTCCTCCCCAATCCTCTGAGTCAGAACTGACTTCCCCTCCATCTCCGCAAGTGGACTTCGAGTCCCTTCGGGCAGTCAACCCGGAAATCGTGGCGTGGCTTACCATCGGCGGTACCAATATCGACTACCCAGTTGCCCAGCACAGCGACAACGACTATTATCTTCACCACCTGTTCACCGGGGAGTGGAACAGCTCCGGCTGCCTGTTCATGGACTGCAGCAATCAGGCCGGCTTTTCAGATTCGCATACTATTATTCCTGAAAAACGACCTAGAAAAAAGCAGTAGAAAGTGGTAAAATAGAGAGTATGGAATACATAGATTTACGAAAACTGAAAA encodes the following:
- a CDS encoding class B sortase, coding for MKKLIFIVAALILLAVSGVAAWQVYVPVHEDNVSVHAYDDLRQFVRVPTPDPTIRPDTSSSPELPPPQSSESELTSPPSPQVDFESLRAVNPEIVAWLTIGGTNIDYPVAQHSDNDYYLHHLFTGEWNSSGCLFMDCSNQAGFSDSHTIIPEKRPRKKQ